The Sporomusaceae bacterium FL31 sequence CTGAAGAAGATTTTAGAAAAATTATCATTCGTTCACAACCTGACGGCTCAGCCATTCATCTGGGTGATGTCGCCAGAGTAGAATTAAGTGCCAAAGACAACACGTTTAAAAGCAGCTTCAACGGACAGGATTCGGTCGTATTTGCCGTTCAGTTGACCACTGAGGCCAATGCCTTAGAAACGATTGCCGGTGTCCGCAACGTCATTGAAGATGCAGCAAAACGATTCCCTCCTGGCATGGAGTATCGTATTCTAACCGATAATACCAAATATATCCGCGAGTCAATTGAGAAGGTGTTACACACATTCTTAGAGGCACTGGCTTTGGTTTTAGTCATTGTGTATTTATTCCTGCAAAACTGGCGGGCAACTTTGATTCCAATGCTAGCCATTCCAGTTTCTTTAATCGGGACATTCGGAGCCTTCGTATTATTAGGTTTCTCGATTAATACACTGACCTTGTTTGCTATGGTACTGGCAATCGGTCTGGTTGTTGATGATGCGATTGTTGTCGTTGAGGCCGTTGAACATCATATGCGTCATTCCGGCCTTAGCCCTAAAGAAGCCACCGTTCGGGCCATGGAAGATGTATCAGGCCCGGTTATTGCCATTGCGTTTGTACTCGCATCTGTTTTTATCCCGGTTGCCTTTTTTGGAGGAACAACGGGCGTATTATATAAACAGTTCGCACTGACAATCGCTGTTTCGATGGCCTTATCAGCCATTGTAGCGTTGTCACTGACACCAGCCCTCTGCACCCTCTTGCTTCAGCCTCATACTGGCCAAGAACGGACTGGCATGTTGGGAAGATTTTTTGACAAATTCAACTTGTGGTTTGACAGCTTAACTGAAAGCTATTCCAATGGTGTCCGGCATTCCATCCGCTGCGCAAAACTTTGGGGTGTTGGATTAGTGGTCATCCTGATTTTGTGCGTCGGTATGCTCAAGATTATTCCTTCCACCTTCGTTCCCAGTGAGGATCAAGGGTTTATGATGTCAGTGGTCAGCCTGCCTGAAGCAGCCAACATGAACCGTACCCGGTCTGTTGCCCAGCAGGTTGGTGAGATTTACCGTTCACTGCCTGGTGTAGAAAACACCGTAGAGATAGCGGGTTATGATGTCTTGGCCGGAGGCCAGAAATCGAACGGCGCCATGGTTATTGCTGCAACATTACCATGGTCAGAACGGACAACACCGGATAAACAAATCAATGCCATCCTCGGCCAGGCCATGGGAAAAGTCGGTGGTTTGCCGGAAGCAACCGTTTTCGCCTTTAATCCACCTGCATTACCAGGGATTGGAACAGTTGGCGGCCTAAGCTTTATGATTCAGGACAGAGGTGGCTCATCGCTAGCCGAAATGAATAACGTTTCGCAGCAATTTCTTGCCGCTGCCCGCCAACGCCCGGAAATAGGTATGGCACAATCAAGTTTTCGCGCTGATACTCCTTCTTATAAATATGAGGTCAACCGCGAAAAAGCAAAAGCGTTGGGAGTTCCTGTTCAGGATATCTTTACCGCACTGCAAACTTTCCTCGGCGGCGTACCAGTCAATGACTTTAACCGGTTTGGCCGGACTTATAAAGTCATGCTGCAAGCTGAACCAGAGTTTCGTATTGACGTCGATGCAACCCGTTTCTTCTATGTACGCAACTCAGCAGGTACTATGATACCGCTTAATACACTGGTTACACCTGTCGCCAC is a genomic window containing:
- a CDS encoding multidrug ABC transporter, which encodes MAKFFINRPIFAIVIAILITLAGSIAAFNLPIAQYPQITPPQVSVSASYTGANADVVEKTVAQVIEQQVNGVEGAVAMTSTSADSGRYSMNVKFELGQNPDMVTMYTQNRVVQANAGLPQDVQLTGVTTRKVSPDTALYYSLISPDGTYDSVFLKNYGSINIIDDIRRVKGVGDVSEYGSDYSMRIWLKPDKLAQLGVTASDITNAIKEQNVQAPAGTIGQLPSVAQQEFQYTASVQGRLVTEEDFRKIIIRSQPDGSAIHLGDVARVELSAKDNTFKSSFNGQDSVVFAVQLTTEANALETIAGVRNVIEDAAKRFPPGMEYRILTDNTKYIRESIEKVLHTFLEALALVLVIVYLFLQNWRATLIPMLAIPVSLIGTFGAFVLLGFSINTLTLFAMVLAIGLVVDDAIVVVEAVEHHMRHSGLSPKEATVRAMEDVSGPVIAIAFVLASVFIPVAFFGGTTGVLYKQFALTIAVSMALSAIVALSLTPALCTLLLQPHTGQERTGMLGRFFDKFNLWFDSLTESYSNGVRHSIRCAKLWGVGLVVILILCVGMLKIIPSTFVPSEDQGFMMSVVSLPEAANMNRTRSVAQQVGEIYRSLPGVENTVEIAGYDVLAGGQKSNGAMVIAATLPWSERTTPDKQINAILGQAMGKVGGLPEATVFAFNPPALPGIGTVGGLSFMIQDRGGSSLAEMNNVSQQFLAAARQRPEIGMAQSSFRADTPSYKYEVNREKAKALGVPVQDIFTALQTFLGGVPVNDFNRFGRTYKVMLQAEPEFRIDVDATRFFYVRNSAGTMIPLNTLVTPVATSGQTLIKRFNGYPAMQINATTAPGYSSGQAMQALEEVAAQVLPKTFTYEWADLSREEKLSSGHTPVIFGFALLFVFLCLAALYESWNIPFAVLLSVPTGILGSVLFQYARGLENSVYMQIGLVMLIGLAAKNAILIVEFAKVRTDKGMDPVQAAIEASKLRLRPILMTSFAFILGCIPLALSTGAGAAARTALGTTVVGGMLVATGLGIFLVPVLFVSIEYGAAKFKSFRSKQHTA